One region of Candidatus Neomarinimicrobiota bacterium genomic DNA includes:
- a CDS encoding tandem-95 repeat protein, producing MTIAYLDNRTYDSFRLESLGTLVAWYDGNDPHGTGSVSVGDEIETWVDKSENNIHVTQSESDKRPVVVAEGNNYSLQFDGNDMLGVDNATMEEAFSEYTFISVVKSSVSGYKNIMGRNYSVWEYQWHGAAKINMYINNREQDGSSDTYPFDGQARIGLFRYHDANDALDQWIDGTSTFTNNHNQSIPSSTNDFYIGARMGTGEFFNGEMLELIVFSEYLTNTNRERVENYLANKWGLNGDDLEPEDGEEFEVVNVAPSLAALADASTDEETASVRVLSATDADGDALTYSASSDTSAVTATVSNDTLTLTPAVNWNGIADVMVTVSDGAFLDTTSFTLTVNAVNDAPFVSTPVPDVTIDEDDFGAVIITALEAHFNDVDLDDDLSFNATALGTGLDSLSLSDDGMPPMGRFAHYGSAKIMTIKRSVKKNAQAKVFTLGQAEDKSALMDIVSINNPVGQGRFSSRTDSTSLIVYPTEDFFGNVDIVITATDSSGEFATDTLNLTIENLNDAPSLAAISDASTDEEMASVHVLSATDADGDTLTYSATSDTTAVTATVSNDTLTLTPAVNWNGTANVTVSVSDGALLDTTSFTLTVNAVNDAPSSFDLVETDAVITITESELSTGSLDLEWEGAEDVDGDSITYHFTATLTVGTYTEQMDSSLADTNFSLMSYQELYDKLFAMESTTAELEWNVTADDAQISTPAGNGPLTLTIDVSSLSIDDELMPDVFALHQNYPNPFNPVTNIRFDVPENSMVTMVIYDLLGQKVKTLVNYEMNAGFHSIQWNGTNDHGKPLASGMYIYRINAGGFHAVKKLVFMK from the coding sequence ATGACCATTGCATATTTAGATAACAGAACGTATGATTCATTTAGGTTAGAATCACTTGGAACCTTGGTTGCATGGTATGACGGTAACGATCCACATGGCACAGGAAGCGTAAGTGTAGGTGATGAGATTGAAACATGGGTAGATAAGAGTGAAAACAACATCCATGTAACGCAATCCGAATCAGACAAACGTCCTGTGGTTGTAGCAGAAGGAAATAACTACTCTTTACAATTTGATGGAAACGATATGCTTGGTGTAGATAACGCCACCATGGAAGAAGCTTTTTCAGAATACACGTTTATTTCAGTCGTTAAATCATCAGTGAGCGGATATAAAAACATCATGGGTAGAAATTATTCAGTTTGGGAGTACCAATGGCATGGGGCTGCTAAAATAAATATGTACATTAATAATCGTGAGCAAGATGGCTCTTCAGACACATATCCGTTTGATGGGCAAGCAAGAATTGGCCTTTTTAGATATCACGATGCGAATGATGCCTTAGATCAATGGATCGACGGAACATCAACATTTACGAATAATCACAATCAATCAATCCCCAGTTCTACAAACGACTTTTACATCGGAGCGAGAATGGGTACAGGTGAATTTTTTAACGGAGAAATGTTGGAGTTGATTGTTTTTTCCGAGTATCTCACAAACACAAACAGAGAAAGAGTCGAAAATTATTTGGCTAATAAGTGGGGACTGAATGGTGATGATTTAGAACCTGAAGATGGAGAAGAGTTTGAAGTGGTAAATGTTGCACCGTCTCTTGCTGCACTAGCAGATGCAAGTACGGATGAAGAAACAGCCAGTGTACGTGTTCTTTCTGCTACAGATGCAGATGGAGATGCATTAACCTATTCTGCATCATCAGATACGTCGGCAGTGACTGCAACGGTCAGTAATGATACACTGACATTGACACCTGCGGTGAACTGGAATGGAATAGCTGATGTTATGGTTACTGTAAGTGATGGCGCTTTCTTAGATACAACATCATTTACATTAACGGTGAATGCAGTGAATGATGCCCCGTTTGTAAGTACACCTGTTCCGGATGTTACCATAGATGAAGATGATTTTGGTGCTGTAATAATAACAGCATTGGAAGCCCATTTTAATGATGTTGATCTAGATGATGATCTTTCTTTTAATGCTACTGCTTTAGGAACTGGTTTGGATTCCTTATCATTGAGTGATGATGGTATGCCACCCATGGGGCGATTTGCACATTATGGCTCTGCAAAGATCATGACCATAAAACGATCTGTAAAAAAGAATGCACAGGCGAAAGTGTTTACATTGGGTCAGGCTGAAGATAAATCAGCTCTTATGGATATTGTATCAATCAACAATCCTGTTGGACAAGGAAGATTCTCAAGCAGAACTGATTCCACATCTTTAATCGTATATCCGACGGAAGATTTTTTCGGTAATGTAGACATTGTTATTACAGCCACAGATTCGTCGGGTGAGTTTGCAACGGATACATTAAATCTAACCATTGAGAATCTCAATGATGCACCGTCTCTTGCCGCGATATCAGATGCAAGTACGGATGAAGAAATGGCAAGTGTACATGTTCTTTCTGCAACAGATGCTGATGGAGATACATTAACGTATTCTGCTACATCGGATACAACGGCAGTTACTGCAACGGTCAGCAATGATACACTTACTTTAACACCTGCAGTTAATTGGAATGGAACAGCCAATGTTACGGTATCTGTAAGTGATGGCGCTTTATTAGATACAACATCATTTACATTAACAGTTAATGCTGTTAACGATGCTCCGAGCAGTTTTGATTTAGTGGAAACAGATGCCGTCATTACTATTACTGAATCTGAACTTTCTACCGGCTCACTTGATTTGGAATGGGAAGGTGCAGAAGATGTGGATGGTGATTCGATTACTTATCATTTTACGGCGACTTTGACAGTGGGGACCTATACTGAACAAATGGATTCATCTTTAGCTGATACGAATTTTTCCCTCATGTCATACCAAGAGTTATATGATAAACTCTTTGCAATGGAATCGACAACAGCAGAATTAGAATGGAATGTAACGGCTGATGATGCTCAAATAAGTACGCCTGCTGGTAACGGTCCACTTACATTGACCATTGATGTAAGCAGTTTATCTATAGATGACGAGTTGATGCCTGACGTTTTTGCCTTACATCAAAACTATCCAAACCCATTCAATCCTGTAACGAATATTCGTTTTGATGTACCAGAGAACTCAATGGTCACAATGGTTATTTATGATCTTTTGGGACAAAAAGTAAAAACATTGGTCAATTATGAAATGAATGCAGGTTTTCATTCAATACAATGGAATGGAACCAATGATCACGGGAAACCGCTTGCCAGCGGTATGTATATCTACCGGATCAATGCAGGTGGATTTCATGCAGTGAAGAAATTGGTTTTCATGAAATAA
- a CDS encoding cation transporter translates to MKSKEYYLKFAIFLAAVTVFYNIFEGIAAIYFGLEDETLALFGFGLDSFVEVISGIGIWHMVLRIRKSEDEHQGHFEKTALKITGSAFYILSAGLIISSIYNLITGAQPQTTFWGVIIAGLSLGGMWWLIREKLKVGKALQSDAIIADANCTKACMQLSFVLLVSSLGYELFGIGSIDAVGSLIIAGFAFREGKESLEKADGKGECSDCEQSSKPM, encoded by the coding sequence ATGAAGTCAAAAGAATATTACTTAAAGTTCGCCATCTTTCTGGCAGCTGTTACCGTTTTTTATAACATTTTTGAAGGGATTGCGGCTATCTATTTCGGTTTAGAGGATGAAACATTGGCACTGTTCGGATTTGGTTTAGATTCTTTTGTGGAAGTGATTTCCGGTATTGGAATATGGCACATGGTTTTGCGGATCCGGAAGAGTGAAGATGAACATCAAGGACATTTTGAGAAAACGGCTCTCAAAATCACCGGATCGGCATTTTATATATTATCCGCAGGATTAATAATTTCATCAATATATAATTTGATAACTGGTGCTCAACCCCAAACTACATTTTGGGGAGTTATCATAGCTGGCTTGTCTCTTGGTGGGATGTGGTGGCTCATCCGGGAAAAATTAAAAGTGGGCAAAGCACTGCAATCGGATGCCATCATTGCCGATGCGAATTGCACCAAAGCTTGTATGCAATTGTCCTTTGTTTTATTGGTTTCCAGTTTGGGCTATGAATTATTTGGAATCGGAAGCATTGATGCTGTGGGCTCTCTAATTATTGCAGGGTTTGCATTTCGAGAGGGAAAAGAATCTCTTGAAAAAGCAGATGGTAAAGGAGAATGCAGTGATTGTGAACAATCTTCAAAACCAATGTGA
- a CDS encoding metal-dependent hydrolase, whose amino-acid sequence MFLPSHIASGYILGNALSCKNPTWTDGPFLSVLLFSSILPDVDGIWSNTVAGHHSFLHTPIFWIFLFIGMTGLGSISNIRWMKPVSLGIVLGAMLHLFTDWITARTVGIQWLYPFNMTNFDVYSVQPEKGQIPVWDMIRDPYFSFYIENKVLLWFEIGMNGLALILFGKNKLQGNRV is encoded by the coding sequence ATGTTTCTTCCGTCACATATTGCATCAGGATACATTTTGGGGAACGCTTTGAGCTGCAAAAATCCCACTTGGACAGATGGTCCGTTTTTGTCGGTTTTACTCTTTTCTTCCATCCTTCCGGATGTGGATGGAATTTGGTCAAATACCGTGGCGGGGCATCATTCGTTTCTTCATACACCCATTTTTTGGATATTCCTTTTTATAGGAATGACGGGCTTGGGGTCGATTTCAAACATCCGCTGGATGAAACCCGTTTCTCTTGGAATTGTTCTGGGTGCGATGCTGCATCTTTTCACAGATTGGATTACGGCGCGAACGGTTGGGATTCAGTGGTTATATCCGTTTAATATGACCAATTTTGATGTTTATTCTGTTCAGCCCGAAAAAGGACAAATCCCGGTTTGGGATATGATTCGCGATCCGTATTTTTCGTTTTACATTGAGAACAAAGTATTGCTTTGGTTTGAAATTGGCATGAATGGACTTGCCTTAATCTTATTTGGGAAAAATAAATTACAGGGAAATCGAGTATGA